The sequence ACCACCTGGCACCGCTCAAGCTGCGCGAGCCGGGCGGCGGCATCCGGGCGGAGAACACCCGGGCCGTACGGGATCGACGCGTCCATCTCGTCGGGTACGGGCCGTCCGCCAGTACCATCGGCGCCAACCGGGCCGGGCGCACCGCCGTACGGTCGGTGCTGCGGCTGCTGGAGGAGACCGGTGGCCGACGGAGCGTGGACGAGAAGGCCGGGGCGGTCGGCTGAGGGCCGGGGCCGTCAGCCCGTGGCCGCGCGGCGGTTGCGGTTGAACTCCTCGACGTTCTTCTGCTGTTCGTCGTAGCTGTCGGTGAACCGGGTGTCCCCAGGCGCGACCGTGACGAAGTAGAGCCAGGGGCCGGGCGTGGGGCTGATCGCGGCGCGCAGCGCCTCTTCGCCCGGGTTGCCGATGGGCGTCGGCGGCAGGCCCTTGCGTACGTAACTGTTGTACGGGCTGTCCAGCTGGGTGTCGGTGGTCGTGGTGTCCAGGGTGGAGCGCTTGAGGGCGTAGTTGATGGTGGAGTCCATCTGCAACGGCATGTCCTTGAGCAGCCGGTTGTAGACGACCCGGGCGACCTTGCCCATGTCGGAGGCGGTGTCGGCCTCGGCCTGGACGATGCTGGCGATCGTGGCCGTCTCGTAGACCGTGACGTTGTTGCGCTGCACCCCGGCGGTGATGTGGTCCGCGCCGAGCCGTTTGCGGGCGGTGTCAGCCATGTAGCGCAGCAGGCCCGCCGGCTCGGTCGCGGAGTCGATCGGATACGTGGCCGGGAAGAGGTACCCCTCGGGGTTGCCCTCGGCCTGCTCGGGCAGCTCCAGGTCCACCGTCGCCGCGGTCTTCTCCGTGGAGCCGGACTTCAGGCCGAGCGCCCGGTCGACGGCCTCGTACACCTGCGAGGCGCGCCAGCCCTCCGGGATCACCAGGGTGCTCTGCGGGCGCTCCTGCTTCTTCTCCTCGTCCGAGCCGAGCAGGGAGAGCGGGATCAGTACGGCGGCCGACACGACGAGCAGCGCGGTGACGATCAGGACGATCTTTCCGCGGCGGGTCGGGCGGAGTCTGCGACGGGGACGGGCGTCCGGGGACTCGTTCACCATGCGGGCACGTTAACCCGGTCCGCTCCCCCGGGCCGGTAGCCCGGCTGCGGCGTCGGCCCGGGCGACACGAACGCCGTACCGCACGACCAGAACACACGAACAAGGGATCGGGTGTTCGCTGGAACGCGTGATCGTATGGGAATTCGTTGCTGATCCTCCCCGCCGGGCGTGATGATTGCAGAGCGCAGTCAACGGGCTGCAGACCGCTACCGCGCACGTCCCACACATGCATCACGCACAAGGAGAAGCACCAGATGAACTTCCTGACCAACCT is a genomic window of Streptomyces sp. SID8374 containing:
- the mltG gene encoding endolytic transglycosylase MltG; amino-acid sequence: MVNESPDARPRRRLRPTRRGKIVLIVTALLVVSAAVLIPLSLLGSDEEKKQERPQSTLVIPEGWRASQVYEAVDRALGLKSGSTEKTAATVDLELPEQAEGNPEGYLFPATYPIDSATEPAGLLRYMADTARKRLGADHITAGVQRNNVTVYETATIASIVQAEADTASDMGKVARVVYNRLLKDMPLQMDSTINYALKRSTLDTTTTDTQLDSPYNSYVRKGLPPTPIGNPGEEALRAAISPTPGPWLYFVTVAPGDTRFTDSYDEQQKNVEEFNRNRRAATG